Genomic segment of Eupeodes corollae chromosome 2, idEupCoro1.1, whole genome shotgun sequence:
TATATTATAGTCCATGTGTTATAGAAGTCAATGCACACATCATGGACACAGCTATAGCACAGTTTTTCTTAAGACGTGTTACACATGCAGTGGTGGTAAGTGCACGACAATTATGAGTAAAGTTTTGATGGTAACCCAGGTGATAGGGAATGCTGTGGCACACTTTCAGGAGACATGTGAAGCACGTTCGtggaaaaattcaattagatTATTTGCGAAGGCCCGTGTATGTTCCTGTTAAGTTCCTGAGGGATTTTCATTCGATGTCGTTGTTACTTTTAATGTATACATACAGGTATCAAGTTCAAGAATTCACAAGAGTATTAGGATTTGGGAAGCTTCACGATCATTAGATAGGAATCTTTAATGGATTTTAAATGGATAGAAGGCGTTAGGTAAATTGTAAGTTCGAGTTATATTAAGAGAAGCTTATAATAATTTGAAGACTTTTGGAAGCAAATGACTTTTTTTGTTACTCGTTAAGATGCAATGTAGTATTAGGTCAATTGATTCAAAAGCAGTGGTTTGTTATATGCAACGGTTTAATTGTCAACAGGAACTTAGTTCTTTTTAAGGTTAACTtcacacataaataaataaatatgtattagtattgatgttttttgtattcctgaatattgcaatgactagaaaagacagagtgtggtaaggcattccacattcgcgtagtacggctaaagaatgaatctctgtatttgacagtacggcgcgagggtaaactaatgagcattcctagaagcttgagtattacggttgaactatttaaggggaggaatgcaactggctatttcactacagcataagcctttaaaataacggtaaaaaagggtcagacaagaaacatttcgacgatgttcaagcgaagtaaatgaacttatgatgatattatcacctatcaatttgaatgctctacgttcaatactattcaagaggcttaagtaagttgcaggagcactatCCTAGAGataggagttatactcaagctttggacgtatgtaagctTTGTAGATAACAGTCAGATCacaaggggtgaaatatttcttgcatcgccaacccaaacaccttgcggcatttttggtgacttcgcgtatgtgatcattccacaagatgtggttggtgacacacataccgagaatatcgaggtgttcagtctcattgatgcaagtgccatccatggataatggcaatggaggtatatcttgctttaacgatacaagacagcattgcgttttcgaagcattaaattctaggTGGTTTTagaatccccattgaacaatgctgtttaatgagcttatcatattttctcgttgcagttccacatccgaagaagagggatgtgagtcttaaaacgaatatgaaaagcgaagagtactatcgtcagcgaaacaatgtattggattagatgttgcagacaggtgattattaataaaaatgagaaagagtgttggagataaaacagagccctggggcacactagcatttattttatggttttcagacttgaatctatccaatactacttgtattgaacgatccgaaaggtaattactaatccaatgaagcaggaattcatgaaaaccgaaagcacgcattttcgataagagcctgatgccaaaccctatcaaatgcttctgaaatatcaagcgcaataatcttactttctccaaaacgatgtaaagatttgatccactgttcggtgagataaaccatgagatcaccagtggacctagtGCTACGAAAGCCGCATTGCcggtctttaaaaaaatgtttctctttttcattcactgttttaatagtttttatttgacaggagtaaatcttcaaaagacacttggcagtattcgacaccaagtagtgtgggactcttaaccactaaaaccacctcttcatcaggaccaatcttgaaggatcgacttcggatttttctttcttaattttgtacaatcactttaggtgaattttaaacttttaatactttcccatgttttttagaccataagctcatgaggcttggttcttcttaatctccaaacatggtttcttatattcaagacggactccatttcagaattagtatgactttggtTGAGCGATACAgcgaattttttaacaacttttgtaaccatttctatttgtaagtcattACAATTCCAccaaggactttgttttggaatttttggatgatttcggtatttgttttctttgtacagccccataattggattccataggtccaaacaggctttagtacttaattatacagcattattttgttttggattgataaatcagtgTTGTTAttaagcaaccagtacatttttctatatttcaagtttagttcttctcgtttctttttgatgtgttctttccacttaagctttgcatccaaagtcattccaaggtatttggccgtattggtgtaaggtacagcttgattattaatgattattggaatattgtttatctttttatttgtaaagtttatatacGAAGAtgtgtgtatagtaaatacagggtaggacgtaggacacttccttgtggtacaccggcttctattttcttcaattccgagtattcttgatcgtaccttactctaaacaatcgctctgagatgtacgattttaatatttcaaagtactgcctgggaagatccctttgcagtttgtactcaagtccctcatgccaaaccttgtcaaaagcttgagcaacatctaagaaaatagctgaacatacttatttttcttctaatgctttttctattacatccgatattctatgaacttggtctatcgtggaatgtttatttctaaagccaaactgatggtttgggattaactttctttcttctatgattttgctaagtctcttcagaagcagtttttcaaaaacttttgccataattggtataagcgatattggtctgtaagccgacacttctgtaggtggtttaccttgctttggtatgacaattacttcagcaattttccaatggtgtgggACATACcgttgcttaaggcatgcatttattatatattgatgACAACTATATTTCTAAATTTCAAGGTTTGacctcaaaatattttgtatgggtttcagattaatttgaaatatttgtattatctaTTATCCCTGGTCAGCCGAAACAAtcgttaagttttatttaaccaaaaacaagaaaaactagttttggcggatatgatttgaaatttttgaaaaataattattcaatatttaagGATCTTATATTAGGTGGAAATGACTACGTAATTGGTTACAGCAGAGTAATCTCTTTTGAGAGTTTGTTTGCAAAACACTATTACATAGTCTACCTTTAAATGAGTAGTCTCATCCTTCAACCAAGttataaaaggaaaaaatactGAATGGATTCTAATTTGTTAGATTCGGCCCTAGCAAGGTTTCCGTCAGTCAATTCTTCGATTTAATACGGCTCACAGGATTTCAGCTTCAAGATGTTCTTCTGGGTAGCTGCTCggaatttttctctaaaaatctgtAACACACCTGGCAaatccattggatatcagaaacgagtttagacgcagcatgcattgtgtcatgacccgttTTAAACCCGAACTGTtaatccggaattattttgttgtccgcagcccacttagtcagagccttattaatgatcttttggaaaactttgctgatgctcggaagaagacttactgaccgaagatttgacgggttggagttgtcctttccctttttcgggagattATGAAcaacagcggtcttccaatgcactggataatatgcattcttcagtgcattattgaagagtgtggtgtaaatgtctaTTGCCTCCATTGGTAAATGTCTAAGAACAaagttggatataccatcgacacttgctgactttttgttttttattgagttgaagatgagctgcagctcgaccttcgtcactaacaagggacttggtcccgtttgctcggcgattatggcatttgccaaggaatcgtcattgaaccgcatgaaacagcggttctcagatcgccattgtgtcatatcattttgaaggtaaaagtgattaagtagggttCTGTTTTCCAGATCCTGGTTGGGGCAAATGCTAACATTTACCTTGTgtacttgctggaaagcagctcccaccgcctgcactttttccttcggatcttcaatcatgtaaaagtcatcgtcaaagatggcttcttctggatctatttgcgctgttctcagtacgtctctgttctcttcagttctttgcagtttcagacacggaaggtcattatcgttctttttacTAAATAACTTGTTGATTTAAgtgaacatactagggtcactggaattaactgaccggatacagtcccagtacttgttaattgataacctgtagttcttcTTAATCaacagtttgacattttttttatcgacgacttcagtgtcctaacctccaagtcgtgtgagTCTGTAAGTcatctgtacaagtttttgagttttgtcaGTAatccactcttgtgcctacaaAGTGAGTCAATattcgcgtttctgtaagcgtcaatatttggtcccgttctttgaactttggtattgtccgttccattgtttgttttattgtttcattCATCTGTTGtcaatgttggtcaatttctacatttgtcaggtttctgttgtttggtgggacTATGTCaatcgaacgaagttctctcgctaaggcgttggtgaaacgaggccagtgtatcttactgtaattgtaagagtgcgttgcaacgtattggAGGTCTTGCGTTCGATccttgcctatgccatcttaaatttttttaatgggtTCTGCCTcatacgaggaattgacaaattctccaagagtaactctcgTCGTGAAAAGTTATTTAGCTTACAAagactgtaggttccctccatccctcataacagtactcgcacacatcaATGgatgagagttgttagtcactagaaTCGAGATCCCAACAGGCTATTGCGCCACCCAAATAGTTGTATGGAATGTATGTTGTATGGCTGCTGTAGAGGTGTTCGGACAGCGTCATTTCAAACGAAAACGTGAGTAGCTGTTTGAATACTGGGTTGGACAAATATTTTAGCTTTGTCATGGCATGTTGTGGGAGAAGGCTGAAGTTTGGACATCGTTCGGCGCATATCCTTCACGAACTCGGTCTGGTCTTGGATTTTTCGTTGACTGCCAAAGAAATCTCCTGGTAAGCGAAGCGTTGTTCCAAACATCATCTCTGCAGGAGTAGCCTTGATGTCATCCTTGAAGGTGGAGCGTAAACCCAGCAAAATCATAGGCAAAACAATACGCCAGTCATCCGTCTCATAACACCGAATTGCTGTTTTTAACGTCCGATGCCATCTTTCAATTATCCCATTCGATTGGGGATGGTAGGGTGTTGTCTTAAGATGTTTTATACCTAAGGAACGTGTaagctctttaaaaatgttacattCAAACTTGCGTCCAAGGTCCGTGGTGATTTTTAGAGGAATACCATAACGCGCTATCCAGCCAGATATTAATGATCTTGCTACGGTTTTGGCGGTGATGTCAGGTAAAGGAAAAGCCTCACTCCATCTCGAAAACCGGTCGATACATGTGAGGATGTAACGACAACCTTGCGATGTAGGCAGTGGTCCGACCAGATCAATGTTTATGTGGTCAAAAGCACTGAAGCCCGTTGCGAATATGAACCGTATTCTTGATGGTTGTGCCGCTGTAATTTCTTTCCTCATACCTGGCCACACATAACGTTCCGAGATCAGTTTTAAAGTTGCTCTCTTTCCAGGATGCGATAGTCCATGTAAGTGGGAAATAATTCGGCTGCGTAGTGTTTTTGGGACGACTGGTCGAATGGATAATGGTCGGCTATGGATGATGCTTCTATCGCTGTGGACTTCAACTTAAGCACTGTGTTTATTCGGGATAATGTGTCATCGACCGTGTTCCTTTTGCCATCGATGTGCCTCAAGTCAGTGCTGAACTGTGAAATAAAATCGAGCTGTCTGATTCGTCTAGGTGAAGCTGATTCTGTCGATCTGTTGAATGCAAACGTGAGTGGTTTGTGGTCGGTCCGTATGCAGAAGTCTCTTCCTTCGAGAAAATGTCTGAAGTGGTTTACTCCCTCGTAGATTGCCAGCAACTCGCGGTCATACACACTAAACTTATGTTGTCTGTCTGTGAGCTTCCTAGGAAAAAATCCGATTGGTTGCAAACTTCCATTGACGACTTGATGGAGAACCGCACCGATGGCGACGTCTGATGCATCGGTACTTAGTGAAAGGGGTGCATCTAAAACAGGATGATTGAGGAGTGTGGCTTCCGCTAGTTCTTTTTTGCATCTGTCAAATGCAACTTCAGATTCACTTGTCCATTTGATTGGCGTTTAATCATTTTTGATGTTGTCGTGTATGAGCTTTTGTAAGATCATTTGATTATTAACAGCATGAAGTATGAATGACCTATAAAAATTAGTCATTGCCAGGAGTCTTTTAAGTTCCATGGCGATGAAAGGTTTTTTGAACTCCAAAATTACCTTAACTTTCGAGTCGAGTGGCTTGATTCCCTGGGAGTTGATTTGATGACCGAGGAACCTTATCTCTGATTGTCCAAAAACACATTTAGATGGATTAATTTTAAGCCCATAATCCTTTAGGCGTTGGAAAATAAGCTTGAGATGTTTTTCGTACTCCTCCATGTTTTTCGATGCCATCCCAATATCGTCTATATAAGAAAATGCCATTTGAAAAAGTCTTCATATCCTCGTAGAACCTCGTGCATGTTCCTCTGAAATGTTTGGGCAGCATTTCTCAACCCAAACATCATGTACACAAATTCGAACGATCCGAATGGTGTAGTAATTGCCGTTTGGGCACGTCACTCGGCTATATGAAGGAGGTAGAACTGACATGTCTGCTCCGCTGTcgatgagaattttttttttggaagatgaATCGTAAACAACTAATTTTAATATCTGTTGACCAACGCGTTGTTTACTTTTTGTAGCCGTGGTCAACGAGAGcgcttttagttttttgattctCTTTTGAAAGTACAAGGTTCACGACATTTTTTTGCATCACTACCGTACATGTGTGAAACCAGCAGTAGTTATCGTTTCTTCTTTGTTGAAGAGCGAGTCGAAAAAGGCCGGCGAGAACTAGAGCTTCCGATGATTACTGCTGTCACATCGTGATTTTCTTAATAACTCATTTAACTGGTTGCCAATTGCATGTATTTCTTGTTGTAGTTGATGTAAGGAAAGTTCATTTTGGGAAGCTTGAGATGTGTTCGTTGCACTGTATTTACTTCTGAAGTATGAGAAAAATCGCCAACTTCCATGATTTTGTCAGCTAATTTAGACAAAGCGATAAGCTATTCATTTGAAGCTTGTAGAATGGCGCGTACTTGTTTAGGTAAACGTTGTAACCACAATGATTTGAGAAATTCGTCGGCGATATGATTACTTCCTAGCTCTTTGAGTTCGTTAAAAGAAGCTGAGATGGTCTCTTATCGCCAAGATCGACATCAGAGAGTAGTTTTTTGATCTTACGTTGTTCAGAGTCTCCGAATCGTTCTATGATCAGTGACTTCAGATTCTCGTATTTGTTTTCGCTTGGTGGATTTAATACCGCATCAGAGACTTGAGTCAATACTTGAGACTCTATTGCACCAATGATGGTGTTGAATTTCGAGGAATCTTTAGAGATATTTGCTGTTTTGAACTGGGCCTCGATTTGCGCAAACCATATTTGGGGCTTCTCGTGCCAAAATGAAGGTATACGGATTGCAACTCGGGTAATTGTTTCTGGTGCATCTTCTAATGCTGGTGCCGGTGCTGTAGCGTTGTTAGAGTTATTGGTTTTATCTTCGTtgttgtccattttattagtgtTCAGCATTTTAATAATCTTGCGTGAACCGGGGTCACCAATTATGGAATTTATATATTACAACCAAATGAAACTCACTTTCTTTAATtatgataaaatttattaattaacctaaacttacaaaaatattgttgcacgAGGCGTAAGCAGAGAAATAAAGATAAAGAGGAAGATTATCGCTGAGCCACCTCTATTTATATCATTCGTACTTTTTcataaaaggaaataaaagaagaagtgTAAAACATAGCGAAATTTATAACTTGACTAAATGTGTAATGTACAAGTACATTTAGACACACGGCACGAAAATATTTCCAATGGCCTCATAGAAGTGGAGCATTTTGttataagcttttttaataGTTCACTATTGGTTATTGGGATTTTTCAACGCTCATTTCTAACTATccctattattttattaatttggaatattgaaatacatatttattcaaaaatagtaaaagtttACGGATACAACACTTATACCAGCTATAAAAAGCgaaaaattattccaaaatgTGTGGCCTCATTCTAGTGGTCGCCACTGTAAATACTCGTATATCAACTTGCGTCAAGCTAAGTCACAGTAAGTTAACGTTATTTTAAGCAAGCCattgaattttttcgattttcattACAAGCgttataaacttaaaatcaaGTGGAAAAGAGAATTTAAATTTCCTACTTTATTTCCagatcataataataatttccatTTCGAGAAATAAGTTCCAGGTCCTAAGAGTTATTTCTGAAGGTGCTAAAATGAGTTGAACCATTCATTTTGAGTAGCATTGAAATTaatcaaaagtttaaagacatAGCATTATGTTACTAGACATGGagctgttttgtttataagTATTCAAGGTAAACTAGAAATAAAGACATTTTCTACAACTAATACTTTAAAATTCCATAATAGCAACATTTATAAATGAATATGTTTGTGTTGGTAAAAAGTTAtgctaaaaagaaaaacaacactcCAAACAAAGGTTTAAAGCAAAAGAATCTTTTCAAGAACAACATCATAATAACATAACTTAAATTTGTTCTTGGGGCTATGTTTTAGCGTTGGTTGCAGTCAAGTTATTTACCTATTTATCTCTCTCCTTCTGTCTTTGGCAGATACCTATTTACGTCTCTACATTTTACCGCAGGAAAATAGAACTTAACAAGCACAGAGTTGGTGCGATGAAAGCAAAACATAAGTAGTTATTCTAATGACATTAATTGTAGGAATAGGTATGCCTTAAAGTTGCAATCTGCAACTGATGGAGGAATAAAGCAGAATAAAAGTCGTCCTTTTAAATTGGGTCAGCTGTTTCTTTAGtctggatttttattaaatgctaACCTATGTGGGTATTCATAAAAGTTGGTATATAGTGAGTGGAGTCGACCttgtaaaaatgttttccaGCCCCTTAAGTCTTGTTTATAAGAGTAGAATAGTTTTGAATATAAGAACTCGtagaatatttatataaaaatgtatagaaaaacAAGATAACCTAAAtgcttttttgaattgaatcatCTTCACCTAAAACAATAACTCTATTTAAAAAggaccaatttcaaaaataaaataattggatatattcaattttttcaattttaaaattttgttcacgtTAAATGCATcccttaaagaaaataaattcaaaatcaatataataaataaaaatatcaaaactacaCCGTTTTTGATTCCCTCAGCTTTCAGAAGTCTACCCTATACAATGTTGTTCGCAATAAATAACTTGCTTTCCAATGTTAAAGTTCTGCTGGCTTGTGTCCTCTTGGGAGAGATGATGCACAAGTGCACAAACTGCTGAACATTGTGccattttattacttttaatcATCcactataaattattttattggaaatgtCAGACAAGTTGTAAAAAAGTACAGATCCTGAACATGTatcgtatatgtatgtacattaggGTGGGCCatatatcaagtttttggatTTTGTAAACCAACATTAGAAACTGAATTAATTTAGTCGTTTGAACATTAACTTGCAAGCTATACGTATAAATAGTATAATGTTGGTTTTTTCTCAATTAAGTTTTCAATCTTTTAAAACCCCACAAAAGGAACAGTCTTGACGAATTCAATAAATCCTCACAAATTTAGCGCAGCTAAGAAACTAATATAAACATCAGcatcaaataaaatttcgacagttccgaaaaagaaaagaatttaaacaTCTGAAAATCAAATGATAAAAACATCAGAAGATTGTGATCTGGGCTTACACCAACACGAATCGACAGAACGACTAGACTAGGACTAAGAAATTAGATAAGAAATTATTAGaccttttagaaaaatttgaaaaccgtAGTAGCCCCTCACAAAGTTGTAATTTTGGGAAATAAATTATGTGTTCAGGTCAGATTTGGAACATTGTGAGAGCTATACCACTTAATACCCTAATAAGTTCAATGTTCTTGTAAAAATTCCCTTATCTGCCAGATAATCCTCACGAAAGTGCGCGGAAACTCTTACTTAAAATTGTggtttcaaaacttttgaagcGGAAATCGCTTCGAAAGTATGGTATATCGAGAAAATCATGTATTTAAGTACCGAATGATCTTCAACAGTTAAGATATAAGGATGGAGAATTTAGAAGAGTGCTGCACAGGAACAATTTTCACgactgtcaagttagcactacatttttcgaaatttaaaaactgagtATGCAGTTGAAgcttttttgttataaacttacttacttacttaaggtggcgctatagtcttgagtgaactagggcctcacccaacaaacttctatatctagctcggtccctagctagatgtctccagtttcgcgctccaagttgggtgaggtcaccttccacttgtgagcgccacctgatccgtggtcttcctctactgcgctgtcctgtgggtgtggattcgaagactttctgggccagattggtttccatgcgctttacgtgacccagccatcttagtcgttggacttttacccttctggctaagtctacgttgctgtacagtccgtacagctcgtcgtttcatcttctcctccactccccttcgatgcatacgggaccgtagatcacacatgaacttttctctcgaaccgacccaaggtgtccatgcttctgcaccgtatagcaggacggggatcaTAATTATATAGCatcactttggtccctcgagagaggactttaccactcaattgttttcctagcccaaagaaacagcggttggcaaagagttattctgcgtttgatctctgcgcttgtgttgttttctgcgtttacagcggagcctaggtagacgaagtccttgactacctctaAGTTACGTCGGTGTTTTAAGTCATTTCTTCACGACTCTGTACTCTGTTTTGaccgttaaatccatttttgccacccctgcctcaatattcacaaaagccccattgacatcacgctgagctcttccgattatgtcaatgtcatcagcatatgctactaattgaacagacttttgaaagatagcgcatcaccttgtcttaaaccttttttaacatcgaaagattccgttaagttgtttccaacctttatggagcagtgaAAGGGGGATGCttaaactagacatggctctatacagctcgtctctgtagatgctgtcatatgcggccttgaaatcgatgaaaagattgtgggtgttgatttggtgttcgtgagttttttccaggatctgccgtaatgtgaatatttgatcaactgtgaactttcctggtctaaaaccacactgataagaacctatcaggttgttgacgttgggctttagacgttcacatattatgacagggaagattttataggcgaagttaagtagactgattcctctatggttggtacagtttagagggtctccttttttcaggatcgggcaaacaatactgaggttccattaatcgggcatgctttcttccgaccatatcttacagataagttggtgcatgctcctaatgAACTTGCTGCTTTAAAGAGCACGGCAgtcaagccatccactccagcggctttatgagacttcagcttagatatggcaatcttaacttcgtctaagtcgggagaacgggattgttggctttcgtcgtctatattgaatagatcatcctgttgacagcggaatttagttcgtcgtcaccgttatacagtctgcagaagtggtccttccatatcctcagcattgactgcggttccactatgatgtttccactttcgtctttgcagccttcggttctaggtttatgtacctgtgaatttcgtttcacctgttcataaaactttcgaacttcattcctgcttttaaacctctcgaCTTCACGCTTtccatgctctcttttttccttctgataagtcggtgttcctcttctgctcatagagctcatgagcagctctcgtccttttatgcagcgccgctttgcgtgcttgttttttggctgcatttgcctgccgacaatcctcatcaaaccaggggttccttgttggtggcttcttgaaacccagcacatcagaggcggcttctctgattgcatatTGGCAATGTTGCTGGTTTTCTATACATtatgttggtggcagagaacttcgagagaagttacttgtaactcggtcggagaaggccTTGGAtttcttctcccagcatcttccTGCTTTGCGTTGGGGCTGGAAGAAgagctaccttggctacaacgaggtagtggtccgagtcgatgttagcttctcggaaagttcgtacatccatgatgctggaagcgtgtctggcggtagattgatctggagaagtccaagttcctttgtggatgttgaggtgtggaaaacgtgtactggctaccatgacgtttcgccccgcagcaaaatctatgagcctgaaaccgttgtcggaagtgttttcgtgcaggctgttcttcccgattattccacccaagatgtctttccttcctagcttttcattcggctgcacgtggtctgttaagggacctaacattcaacggcatatccgaagtttgttgtccttaattcgtttgcgttggttgtcaacagttaatccgtcagcatccgaggcttgttggtgcttcgcaactatgaaatcttttacgtggccaggaagtcaccccgacgcacaacccccaacctgcaGGGCTAGATCCTAAGTACACCTCCAAGGATGAGAAGCCGGATAAAACTGCTAATTACAGGCCTGgactccgaataagtcgaagaagccctataaggtgttcactaaccTTACTATAACTGTAgacaccaccgttgattccatctcgggaattccttcgccgccgtctggataaggagaggtgccttagtggaaacatctctccatcctttctcgtttgctgcccccaacaactttccactggggtttgaacccaatctccagttgaggtactaggcacccgatgttcaccacagggaggtgagagtaggagttgatagacagaggtgggttttgagaaaaacttgtggacgtttgtgtcctcttgaatgcacatgttgtgttgtgaaaaaaaaa
This window contains:
- the LOC129944945 gene encoding uncharacterized protein LOC129944945, encoding MDNNEDKTNNSNNATAPAPALEDAPETITRVAIRIPSFWHEKPQIWFAQIEAQFKTANISKDSSKFNTIIGAIESQVLTQVSDAVLNPPSENKYENLKSLIIERFGDSEQRKIKKLLSDVDLGDKRPSQLLLTNSKS